A single region of the Ignavibacteria bacterium genome encodes:
- a CDS encoding tetratricopeptide repeat protein, giving the protein MNTINKFIIQLLFISLFFNISYSSQIDSLKNLLEKSTGKERIELLIELGELIVKPQPNEALKLGNEALELSLKLDSRSSIASSNQLIGKAYYRLKIYDKAEQNQKISFQIFKSLNDSAKMAALYDNLGDTYEKSGRIDSAILIFEKALMLFKAVDDRKNEALSNSSLGMLFWRKGQNSEALKYHYRAYEIRKELNIQSSIAMSANNIGVVHWRLGNYQKALEHYTESLSIRERIGDSTGIVVTSNNIGYIYLKLNHFDKAQSGFEKSLKASKELGYTFGVAYSNHLLSILYLQRKEFQKSIQASLEAITHYHEAYELNSVAYSMIYLGEAYAGLGNFSKAKEIFYAALDTARKANDKFSLATTYYSFAKINYEQEDLTTARKNLDNALEIAYQENFIDLIIDGSFLYSRIMKKVGEHAKALEYYENYMQALNNLRLEQLSTNVSEWELKYQENKRESELYKLREDNKLKEAEIEKEKIFRNWLAVTLLIMVLFVLGLLRYYYFKRKVSSQLLQQKDELERLNQKLSQINISLEEDVRMKDRLFSVIAHDLKGPFNSLLNYSEILISETDSLTTQQISDYSRIVYKASKVLLEVTENLLHWSRLQVKKLAVRKETVDLYELISSVIDFESQYAKSKNIAILIISDQIVHFKSDREMLHTILRNLISNSIKFSHPNSKVTIKLSKYDRLVEISIQDNGVGIASERLNRIFSVDDMESTLGTNNEKGTGIGLVICKEFVEALSGTIKAASEVGVGSTFTISFPIE; this is encoded by the coding sequence ATGAATACTATCAATAAATTTATTATACAACTTTTATTCATATCTCTTTTTTTTAATATCTCATATTCAAGTCAGATTGATAGTCTTAAAAACCTTTTAGAAAAATCAACTGGAAAAGAACGCATTGAGCTGCTTATCGAACTTGGTGAATTAATAGTCAAACCACAGCCAAATGAAGCATTAAAATTGGGTAATGAAGCTCTGGAATTATCATTAAAATTAGATTCTCGGTCGTCGATTGCTTCATCCAATCAATTGATTGGGAAGGCTTATTACCGATTAAAGATATATGATAAAGCAGAACAGAACCAAAAAATTTCATTTCAAATTTTCAAATCTCTGAATGATTCTGCAAAGATGGCGGCTTTGTATGACAATCTCGGAGATACATATGAAAAAAGTGGAAGGATCGACAGTGCAATATTAATTTTTGAAAAAGCTCTGATGCTGTTCAAAGCAGTCGATGATAGAAAAAATGAAGCCCTTTCTAATTCAAGTCTCGGTATGCTCTTTTGGAGAAAAGGTCAAAATTCTGAAGCTCTGAAGTATCATTACAGAGCTTATGAGATACGAAAAGAACTCAATATTCAGTCAAGTATAGCAATGTCTGCTAATAATATTGGGGTAGTTCATTGGCGGTTGGGCAATTACCAAAAAGCATTGGAACATTATACCGAATCGCTATCGATTCGTGAACGCATTGGAGACAGTACTGGAATAGTAGTGACAAGCAACAATATTGGTTATATATATCTCAAATTAAACCACTTCGATAAGGCACAATCTGGATTCGAGAAATCGCTGAAGGCCTCAAAAGAATTGGGATATACTTTCGGTGTTGCATATTCTAATCATCTACTAAGCATTTTATATCTTCAGCGGAAGGAATTTCAGAAGTCAATACAAGCGAGCCTGGAAGCAATTACACATTATCACGAAGCATATGAACTGAATTCAGTCGCCTATTCAATGATCTATTTAGGTGAGGCATATGCAGGTTTGGGAAATTTCAGTAAAGCAAAAGAAATATTCTATGCCGCCTTAGATACTGCACGGAAAGCAAATGATAAATTTTCGCTCGCAACTACTTACTATTCTTTTGCTAAGATAAATTATGAGCAGGAGGATTTGACTACTGCAAGAAAAAATTTAGATAATGCACTTGAAATCGCTTATCAAGAAAATTTTATTGACTTAATTATAGATGGCAGCTTTCTTTATTCAAGAATAATGAAAAAGGTTGGCGAGCATGCAAAAGCATTAGAATACTATGAGAATTATATGCAGGCTTTGAATAACTTACGACTTGAACAGCTAAGCACTAATGTGAGCGAATGGGAATTAAAATATCAAGAAAATAAGAGAGAGTCAGAGCTTTATAAGTTACGAGAGGATAACAAACTTAAAGAAGCTGAAATAGAAAAAGAAAAGATATTTCGCAATTGGCTTGCAGTCACTTTGCTGATCATGGTATTGTTTGTACTTGGCCTATTGCGCTATTATTACTTCAAGAGAAAAGTATCTTCACAACTTTTGCAGCAGAAAGATGAATTGGAGCGGCTTAACCAGAAACTTTCTCAAATAAATATTTCACTTGAAGAAGATGTTCGAATGAAGGACAGATTGTTTTCGGTTATAGCCCATGACCTCAAAGGACCTTTTAATTCATTGCTTAATTATTCGGAAATTCTGATCTCAGAAACTGATAGTCTAACAACTCAGCAGATCTCGGATTACAGCAGGATCGTTTATAAAGCATCCAAGGTGTTATTGGAAGTTACTGAGAATCTTTTACATTGGTCAAGACTCCAGGTGAAAAAACTTGCGGTTCGAAAAGAGACTGTAGATTTATACGAACTTATCAGTTCGGTTATTGATTTCGAAAGTCAGTATGCGAAGAGTAAGAATATAGCTATACTGATTATTTCCGATCAAATTGTCCATTTCAAATCGGACAGGGAAATGCTTCATACTATATTGAGAAATTTGATTTCAAATTCAATTAAATTCAGTCATCCTAATAGTAAAGTTACGATCAAACTATCGAAATATGATCGTTTGGTTGAAATATCAATTCAGGATAATGGTGTTGGGATCGCATCAGAACGGCTAAACCGAATTTTTTCTGTTGATGATATGGAGTCAACCCTAGGAACTAATAACGAAAAAGGAACCGGGATAGGACTTGTAATTTGCAAAGAATTTGTCGAAGCTCTCTCAGGAACTATCAAAGCTGCTAGTGAAGTCGGTGTCGGTTCGACATTCACCATTTCCTTCCCAATTGAATAA
- a CDS encoding HDIG domain-containing protein, with translation MNREQAIDILFEYTKSDALRKHAFAVEVCMLAYAEKFNEENEEWSVTAILHDFDYEMYPTAPEHPKKGAEILAEKGVSEKIRRAILGHASYTDVPRDTLLAKSLFACDELAGFITAVALVRPNKTVEEVEVKSVLKKMKDKAFARNVSREDIILGADEIGIKLDDHIQFCIDAMRKNKELLRL, from the coding sequence ATGAATCGAGAGCAAGCAATCGATATCCTATTTGAATACACTAAAAGTGATGCATTGAGAAAGCACGCATTTGCTGTTGAGGTATGTATGCTTGCTTATGCCGAAAAATTTAATGAGGAAAATGAAGAATGGAGTGTCACTGCAATCCTGCACGACTTTGATTATGAAATGTATCCAACAGCTCCAGAACATCCAAAGAAGGGGGCTGAGATTTTAGCCGAGAAGGGAGTAAGTGAAAAGATCCGGCGTGCAATACTTGGTCATGCATCATATACAGATGTTCCGCGGGATACTTTATTGGCAAAGTCGCTTTTTGCTTGTGATGAATTAGCGGGCTTCATTACCGCTGTCGCATTAGTAAGACCTAATAAAACTGTCGAGGAAGTAGAGGTAAAATCGGTTCTTAAAAAAATGAAGGATAAAGCATTTGCAAGAAACGTAAGCCGGGAAGATATAATTCTTGGAGCTGATGAAATAGGGATTAAACTCGATGATCACATTCAATTTTGTATCGATGCAATGAGGAAAAATAAAGAGTTATTAAGATTATGA
- the porV gene encoding type IX secretion system outer membrane channel protein PorV, with protein MKISSKILIIVALAGLFFQTNSVYAQGEAAVPFLLLAPDSRAGGIGESGSGLADNSAAIFWNPAGIAFLDGTELSITHSNWLPQFKLDLFYDYLTFRHYLPSISGSITSSVTYMNYGEFVRTASNSPDPIGTFRSFDAALTFGYATKLSPSWGIGGNLRLIHSRLSDKGTELEEGKGVATTVSFDVAGMWRPQNLPIPLIGNLGKKLSIGMNLSNIGPKIYYIDQEQADPIPTNFRLGMAVRLLDLDYNSLTYTVDFSKLLVDKGKAFRGTVDTTAAPVKRKEFYETIFTAWADQPFREELRDIVTSMGLEYWYGIPGEFMFAVRAGFFYEDPDYGNRKFITLGAGIRYEMYGFDFSYITTSVFKGMENHPLAETLRFTLQIGWGSILKPSKGFPSGI; from the coding sequence ATGAAGATATCATCAAAAATATTAATAATCGTTGCGCTCGCAGGATTATTTTTTCAAACAAATTCAGTTTATGCACAAGGCGAAGCTGCAGTACCATTTTTATTATTAGCCCCAGATTCGCGGGCTGGCGGCATCGGTGAGTCAGGCTCAGGATTGGCGGATAACTCGGCGGCAATTTTCTGGAATCCAGCAGGCATTGCATTCTTAGATGGAACAGAATTAAGCATCACGCATTCAAATTGGCTGCCTCAATTCAAGCTCGATTTGTTTTACGACTACTTGACGTTTCGACATTACTTGCCAAGCATTAGCGGAAGCATTACATCAAGTGTGACTTACATGAACTACGGTGAGTTTGTTCGAACTGCATCTAATAGTCCCGATCCGATTGGCACATTCAGATCATTTGATGCTGCATTAACTTTTGGTTATGCGACAAAGCTTTCTCCCTCGTGGGGAATTGGTGGAAATCTTAGATTAATCCACAGCCGTCTTTCAGACAAAGGTACAGAATTAGAAGAAGGTAAAGGTGTTGCAACTACTGTAAGTTTTGACGTTGCTGGAATGTGGAGACCTCAAAATCTTCCAATTCCTTTAATTGGAAATCTTGGTAAGAAACTGAGCATAGGAATGAACTTAAGTAATATCGGACCAAAAATATATTACATTGATCAAGAACAGGCAGATCCGATCCCGACAAATTTCAGACTTGGCATGGCGGTGCGTTTGCTCGATTTAGATTACAACTCTCTCACTTACACAGTTGATTTCAGCAAACTCTTGGTTGATAAGGGAAAAGCATTTCGCGGTACTGTCGATACAACAGCCGCACCAGTAAAGCGTAAGGAATTTTACGAAACAATTTTCACTGCTTGGGCAGATCAACCATTTAGAGAAGAGTTAAGGGATATAGTCACTTCGATGGGACTGGAATATTGGTACGGTATCCCTGGCGAATTTATGTTTGCAGTCCGTGCCGGATTCTTTTATGAAGACCCGGACTATGGAAATAGGAAATTCATCACACTCGGAGCTGGAATTCGTTATGAAATGTACGGGTTCGATTTCAGTTATATTACTACTTCAGTATTCAAAGGAATGGAAAATCATCCACTTGCTGAAACACTCCGATTCACATTGCAGATCGGCTGGGGTTCGATTCTAAAACCATCTAAAGGATTTCCTTCAGGGATTTGA
- a CDS encoding GNAT family N-acetyltransferase, whose product MNRPNFSSFPELTSQRFCLRQVVREDDNEIFALRADKNIAKYLNRPRAQSVNDAREFIKKINSSISENELTYWGITRKGEDKLLGTICLWKISIEHSKAEIGFELLTTQQGKGIMQEVIPKVIEFGFKNLGLSILEAEVAFDNIKSIKLLEKFGFKPSKSLKNTLIYELLNSHKEADK is encoded by the coding sequence ATGAATCGACCCAATTTCTCGTCTTTTCCCGAGTTGACATCTCAAAGGTTTTGCTTACGTCAAGTTGTAAGAGAGGATGACAATGAAATATTCGCACTCCGAGCTGATAAGAATATTGCGAAATATCTAAATAGACCAAGAGCTCAATCTGTTAATGATGCCAGAGAGTTCATAAAAAAGATTAATTCAAGTATCTCAGAGAACGAACTGACTTATTGGGGAATAACTCGGAAGGGAGAAGATAAATTACTCGGTACGATCTGTCTCTGGAAAATCTCAATTGAACACTCAAAAGCAGAAATTGGTTTTGAACTGCTTACAACTCAACAAGGCAAGGGTATCATGCAAGAAGTGATTCCCAAAGTGATTGAGTTTGGATTTAAGAATTTAGGACTGAGTATTCTCGAGGCCGAAGTAGCATTTGATAATATTAAATCGATTAAACTATTAGAGAAGTTCGGCTTTAAGCCTTCAAAGTCGTTGAAGAACACGCTAATTTATGAGCTGTTAAATTCACACAAGGAAGCAGATAAATGA
- the porU gene encoding type IX secretion system sortase PorU yields MNSRFFIMKKVIFLPVLYVILIFAGTINAADDIKVLLSSARGITFEFTPQYIEDITKLESKRNEILPLFRKASSADFRNAGSLDYRYRSQNIGLQSLYGNVVSIISTEFVDIQGTKLKTVPYLVYENGFLTESEVASASFQPNLTDAPAIAQLEEVGFLRDQIIGTIKIFPYQQITSQNLVRIFKKIVVQVTYGPMSSDLSLTGKSTFVVDDLLNSNVAWNWTFEKRTKNFKKVTNSVLSSGNWYRIKITDEGIYKMDNAFLKAKGIELGGVDPRTIKIFNNGGRMLDERPEQPRTTDLIENAIQVIGEDDGKFDNSDAIVFYGRGTKSWEYNSSLKTFSHYFHSYSDNNYYWLSWGGSNGKRISLKASSTEPATEVVNSVTGFILNHEFKKKVSKTGREWFGDEFNDRTNYRVYTNKLPGLIPEQTISYKINVLSRAPSIVTFSVDENSSLLGSIPVNPISIDDGIGYYAQKASRTFTRSSTLPDSRSVLRLTYNVTDPVANGYLDYFEIHYPRSLSAESDKIMFFSPLKTAVNEYRVGNFSSSEINIFDVTDFSDVKFIGGGSVSGMQFNFKANESETNPSRYYAVGKNGFTNPVEVVKISNQNLHGSTEGAEFIIITPLEFKSQADRLKSYKETRKRHPIKTTIVRLEEIYNEFSSGILDVSAIRDFLRFAYQNWTVKPVYVLLFGDGDYDYRNIEAYGKNFIPPYETQESLFLIYSYPTDDFYARIIGNDLNVDLVMGRITCRSTEEAKTAVDKIISYENTQDFGQWRNLITYVADDGKTTKGDDGDLHTSQTERLSRGTVTAPKHFDKKKIYLIQYPTVETASGRRKPDVNKAIANAVNEGTLVLNFIGHGNPEVWTHEFVFEKAISIPQFKNKNRLFFLSAATCDFGEYDNPASQSSAELLLIKDDGGAICVFTSARAVWSHLNAELNEELFTKMFNWRNSNSTQPTIGMAYFLTKKNRIDDNDQKYHLFGDPTIFLNVPIHIAGVDSINSRSTNAIVEIKSLSNTSLAGVIKDSTGNVLTSLSGEALITVYDSKRFQEIPEWPYFNAFFGGIELSGGIIFRGRSMIRNGEFKSEFVVPKDVSYESNRGKVTVYFSSTDVDGFGMTENIKVVAADTINITDKLGPKIDIFFDNDASSGAYLVGTSPMLIIKLEDETGINTTGTGIGHKMEAVLDEDITNPIDLTNYFQGALDQGNKKGEVKYQLSQLSQGSHRLNVTAWDVFNNPSALSTDFEVVGDNIVTIRDVFNYPNPTAGNTVFTFQHNFDKPVNFKIKIYTIAGRLIQTIERNNAVEKFIKVSWDGRDAEGDQLGNGVYLYKIIVNSLDNNYKNEAIGKLAIVR; encoded by the coding sequence ATGAACAGTCGGTTTTTTATTATGAAAAAAGTAATCTTTCTCCCAGTCTTATACGTTATCCTCATCTTTGCCGGCACTATCAATGCAGCTGATGATATTAAGGTTCTGCTATCATCCGCAAGAGGGATAACTTTTGAGTTTACTCCTCAGTATATAGAAGACATCACTAAATTAGAGAGTAAACGAAATGAGATTCTTCCTTTATTTAGGAAAGCATCCAGCGCTGATTTTAGAAATGCCGGTTCGTTGGATTATCGTTACCGTTCACAAAATATAGGTTTGCAGTCGCTTTACGGTAATGTTGTTTCCATTATTTCAACTGAGTTTGTAGATATTCAAGGTACTAAACTTAAAACTGTACCTTATTTAGTTTATGAAAATGGTTTCTTAACCGAGAGTGAAGTTGCATCAGCGTCGTTTCAACCGAATTTGACCGATGCACCGGCGATTGCTCAATTAGAAGAAGTTGGATTTCTTAGAGATCAAATCATTGGAACTATTAAAATTTTTCCTTACCAGCAAATTACATCACAAAATCTTGTTCGCATTTTCAAAAAGATTGTTGTACAAGTAACCTATGGACCTATGAGCTCAGATCTGTCTTTGACTGGAAAATCTACATTCGTGGTGGATGACCTATTGAACTCAAATGTTGCATGGAATTGGACTTTTGAAAAAAGAACTAAGAACTTTAAGAAAGTAACAAATAGTGTTCTTAGCAGTGGGAACTGGTATAGAATAAAGATCACTGATGAAGGCATTTACAAAATGGATAATGCCTTTTTGAAAGCAAAGGGTATTGAACTGGGTGGAGTAGATCCACGTACTATAAAAATTTTCAATAATGGCGGAAGAATGCTTGATGAGCGTCCGGAACAGCCCCGTACAACTGATCTAATTGAAAATGCGATACAAGTTATCGGTGAGGATGATGGTAAGTTTGATAACTCAGATGCAATTGTGTTTTATGGAAGAGGAACAAAAAGTTGGGAGTATAATAGTTCGTTAAAAACTTTCTCTCATTACTTTCACAGTTATTCTGATAACAATTATTATTGGCTTAGCTGGGGTGGTTCAAATGGTAAAAGAATTTCTCTAAAAGCGTCGTCCACCGAACCGGCAACTGAAGTAGTAAATTCAGTTACTGGATTCATACTAAATCATGAATTCAAAAAGAAAGTTTCAAAAACCGGAAGAGAATGGTTCGGTGATGAATTTAATGATAGGACTAATTATAGAGTCTACACAAATAAATTACCTGGCTTGATTCCTGAACAAACAATATCGTATAAGATAAATGTTCTATCACGTGCTCCCTCCATTGTAACTTTTTCAGTTGACGAAAATTCTTCTCTGCTTGGATCGATTCCGGTAAATCCAATTTCCATCGATGATGGAATTGGATATTATGCTCAAAAAGCATCTCGGACTTTTACACGTAGTTCAACACTTCCTGATAGTCGAAGTGTTTTGCGATTAACTTACAATGTTACTGATCCAGTCGCCAATGGGTATCTTGATTATTTTGAAATTCACTACCCCAGATCTCTGAGTGCAGAATCAGACAAAATCATGTTTTTTTCTCCTCTTAAAACTGCTGTTAATGAATACCGCGTCGGGAATTTCAGCAGCAGTGAGATAAACATATTTGATGTGACTGATTTCAGCGATGTTAAATTCATCGGCGGCGGGTCTGTCAGTGGAATGCAATTTAATTTCAAAGCTAATGAGTCTGAAACTAATCCATCTCGATATTATGCCGTTGGAAAAAATGGTTTCACAAATCCGGTAGAAGTTGTGAAAATCAGCAATCAAAATTTACACGGCTCAACCGAGGGAGCTGAATTTATAATAATTACTCCATTAGAATTTAAATCTCAAGCGGATAGGTTGAAGTCTTACAAAGAAACTCGAAAGAGACATCCTATTAAAACGACAATCGTAAGATTAGAAGAAATTTATAATGAGTTTAGCTCAGGAATTTTAGATGTCTCTGCCATTCGAGATTTCTTAAGATTCGCTTATCAGAATTGGACAGTCAAACCTGTTTATGTTTTGCTGTTTGGCGATGGTGACTATGACTATCGAAACATCGAAGCATATGGAAAAAATTTCATTCCGCCGTATGAGACACAAGAAAGTCTGTTTCTAATTTATAGTTACCCGACAGATGATTTTTATGCAAGGATAATTGGAAATGATTTGAATGTCGATCTTGTGATGGGGAGAATAACATGCCGTTCCACTGAAGAAGCAAAAACCGCGGTCGATAAAATTATCAGCTATGAGAATACACAAGATTTCGGTCAATGGAGAAATTTAATTACCTACGTTGCAGATGATGGAAAAACCACAAAAGGAGATGATGGCGATCTGCACACTTCTCAAACTGAAAGGTTATCACGTGGTACGGTAACTGCTCCAAAGCATTTTGATAAGAAGAAGATTTATTTAATTCAATATCCGACTGTTGAGACCGCAAGCGGCAGAAGAAAACCGGATGTGAATAAAGCGATAGCTAATGCCGTGAATGAGGGGACTTTAGTTTTGAATTTTATCGGGCATGGCAATCCTGAAGTTTGGACACACGAATTCGTATTTGAAAAAGCGATTTCGATCCCGCAGTTCAAGAACAAAAATCGATTGTTCTTTCTCTCTGCGGCAACTTGTGATTTCGGTGAGTACGATAATCCTGCAAGTCAAAGTTCTGCTGAGCTGTTGCTTATAAAAGATGATGGCGGAGCGATTTGTGTTTTCACCTCTGCACGGGCAGTGTGGTCTCACTTAAATGCCGAACTCAATGAAGAACTTTTTACGAAAATGTTCAATTGGCGTAACTCAAATTCAACTCAGCCAACGATTGGGATGGCATATTTTCTCACAAAGAAAAATCGAATAGACGATAATGATCAGAAGTATCATCTTTTTGGTGACCCGACAATATTCTTGAATGTTCCAATTCACATTGCAGGTGTGGATTCAATTAATTCAAGATCGACTAATGCAATTGTTGAGATCAAGTCTCTTTCAAATACCTCTCTTGCAGGAGTAATTAAGGATTCGACTGGAAATGTATTGACGAGTTTGAGTGGTGAAGCATTGATCACCGTATACGATTCAAAAAGATTTCAGGAAATACCAGAATGGCCTTATTTTAATGCTTTCTTTGGGGGTATTGAACTCTCAGGCGGAATAATATTTCGCGGCAGAAGCATGATTAGGAATGGAGAATTTAAATCTGAATTCGTTGTGCCGAAAGATGTTTCATATGAAAGCAATCGAGGCAAAGTTACGGTTTACTTCAGTAGTACAGATGTGGATGGTTTTGGAATGACTGAAAACATCAAAGTCGTTGCTGCCGATACAATTAATATTACTGATAAGCTCGGTCCCAAAATTGACATCTTCTTTGATAATGATGCTTCTTCAGGAGCTTATCTCGTTGGAACTTCGCCAATGCTTATTATCAAATTAGAAGACGAGACTGGTATAAACACAACTGGTACCGGAATTGGGCACAAGATGGAAGCTGTTTTGGACGAAGATATCACCAACCCAATTGATCTAACAAATTATTTTCAAGGTGCATTAGATCAAGGAAATAAAAAAGGGGAAGTGAAATATCAATTGAGTCAGCTTTCCCAAGGCTCGCATCGGTTAAATGTTACAGCATGGGATGTTTTCAACAATCCATCAGCATTATCGACTGATTTCGAAGTGGTCGGGGATAATATTGTAACCATAAGAGACGTATTTAATTATCCAAATCCTACGGCTGGAAATACAGTCTTCACATTCCAACACAATTTTGATAAGCCTGTGAATTTTAAGATTAAAATTTATACAATAGCGGGCAGACTGATTCAGACCATTGAGCGAAACAACGCAGTTGAAAAATTTATAAAAGTCTCTTGGGATGGAAGAGATGCTGAAGGAGATCAGCTTGGTAATGGTGTTTATTTGTATAAAATAATAGTAAATTCGCTCGATAATAATTACAAAAACGAAGCGATTGGTAAATTAGCAATAGTAAGATAA
- the nth gene encoding endonuclease III has protein sequence MKHEERYFDGRRNAEILRRLKKNYPDSEIQLEFNDPFELLIATILSAQCTDERVNIVTEKLFKKLKTPHDFIEISKEDLEKEIFSTGFYKQKTKSIKACCKELIDEYGGKVPSDMESLTKLPGVGRKTASVVLGNAFNTPAFAVDTHVKRLSKLFHFVDTDDPEIIEYELTKIIPKKDWVKTSHRIANHGRHVCNAKKPKCEICFLNDICPSVIV, from the coding sequence ATGAAACATGAAGAAAGATATTTTGACGGACGAAGAAATGCTGAAATTCTAAGGCGATTGAAAAAGAATTATCCTGACTCGGAAATCCAGCTGGAGTTTAACGATCCATTTGAACTGCTGATTGCAACGATTTTATCCGCTCAATGTACTGATGAACGGGTAAACATCGTAACTGAGAAATTATTCAAAAAATTAAAGACTCCTCATGACTTTATCGAAATAAGTAAGGAAGATTTGGAAAAAGAAATTTTTTCAACTGGTTTTTATAAACAGAAAACTAAAAGCATTAAAGCCTGCTGTAAAGAATTGATAGATGAATACGGTGGCAAAGTTCCTTCAGATATGGAATCATTAACAAAACTTCCTGGAGTCGGAAGGAAAACTGCTTCAGTGGTTCTTGGTAATGCATTTAACACCCCTGCTTTTGCCGTTGATACGCATGTCAAACGACTTTCAAAACTTTTCCACTTCGTCGATACTGATGATCCAGAAATAATTGAGTATGAGCTGACGAAAATTATCCCAAAGAAAGATTGGGTGAAAACTTCGCATAGAATCGCAAATCATGGAAGACATGTTTGTAATGCCAAAAAACCTAAGTGTGAGATTTGTTTTCTAAATGATATTTGCCCATCTGTGATTGTATAA